One genomic window of Papaver somniferum cultivar HN1 unplaced genomic scaffold, ASM357369v1 unplaced-scaffold_150, whole genome shotgun sequence includes the following:
- the LOC113336007 gene encoding uncharacterized protein LOC113336007 — protein sequence MARANMIGWAMLLVAVMALYVGKAEGWPCQLDCAREHAQEQGGSVASPLMECFGACLDHSKHVHKAKPSAETQKVIEFLAQAPEFEHYPSVGRKAFPPSRQPMIVNIPSIGRKAFSPPKQPLI from the exons ATGGCAAGAGCAAATATGATCGGCTGGGCAATGTTATTGGTTGCGGTTATGGCTTTGTACGTCGGTAAAGCGGAAGGATGGCCGTGCCAACTCGATTGTGCACGAGAACATGCACAGGAACAAGGTGGATCTGTTGCGTCACCCTTGATGGAATGTTTTGGCGCATGTTTGGATCATTCGAAACACGTACATAAAG CTAAACCATCAGCCGAGACGCAAAAAGTCATCGAGTTTTTGGCTCAAGCACCTGAGTTCGAACATTACCCATCAGTAGGGAGAAAGGCATTTCCTCCTTCCAGGCAACCAATGATTGTTAACATTCCATCAATAGGGAGGAAGGCATTTTCTCCTCCGAAACAACCATTGATTTGA
- the LOC113336162 gene encoding uncharacterized protein LOC113336162, whose translation MARANMMGWAMLVVVVMALYVGKAEAWPCAYDCAVEHAEEHGGSWSDYIVQCVGECREHSPPRLLSSIDEVKASPQLAKALELLAQAPELQHEFMRFQLKSMWRVPHSKKPMKERLP comes from the exons ATGGCAAGAGCAAATATGATGGGCTGGGCAAtgttggtggttgtggtgatggCTTTGTATGTCGGTAAAGCTGAAGCATGGCCGTGTGCATACGATTGTGCAGTAGAACATGCAGAAGAACACGGTGGGAGTTGGTCGGATTACATCGTCCAATGTGTGGGAGAATGTAGAGAACATTCCCCTCCTCGTCTTTTATCAAGCATAGATGAAG TTAAAGCATCACCTCAGTTGGCAAAGGCCCTCGAGCTTTTGGCTCAAGCACCCGAGTTACAACATGAATTTATGAGGTTTCAATTAAAATCGATGTGGAGGGTTCCTCATTCGAAGAAGCCAATGAAGGAGCGCCTACCTTAA